The Aethina tumida isolate Nest 87 chromosome 6, icAetTumi1.1, whole genome shotgun sequence genome has a segment encoding these proteins:
- the LOC109604614 gene encoding protein strawberry notch isoform X3 produces the protein MDDDGDNMSGSDFDDDEDPDKIEVPGGGKDLAAAASILEQRDAKMKQENVSKPDMKMPPMMNYNNKMMKNMPPNYDAMMRNPAATMEMAAYGMNQPFNPFLQSLSMLYPNMPAGSPWASQLSNKAVQSMWMNQVDKPMHHQEEEEVDDEEMGVAETYADYMPSKLKLGRKHPDPVVETASLSSVAPADVWYKLSIPDETIKAGHLSALQLESITYASQAHEHILPDGSRAGFLIGDGAGVGKGRTIAGIIYENYLKGRKRAIWVSVSNDLKYDAERDLRDIGAGKIDVHALNKFKYAKISSAINNNVKKGVVFSTYSALIGESNSAGGKYKSRLKQLLQWCGQDFDGLIIFDECHRAKNLCPVGSSKPTKTGLTVLELQNKLPKARVVYASATGASEPRNMAYMVRLGMWGEGTPFGEFADFISAVEKRGVGAMEIVAMDMKLRGMYIARQLSFHGVAFKIEEVPLSKDFEKVYDASVKLWVEAMQKFHEAAELVDAENRMRKTMWGQFWSSHQRFFKYLCIAAKVPHAVVLAHEAIKMGKCVVIGLQSTGEARTLEQLERDDGELTDFVSTAKGVFQTLVEKHFPAPDRNRIQRLLGLEPLSSKKANGSGGGGGDDGHSSKRKPQRQAAARANKRNKWSTSDSDNDSVKSSDSEFQMSGPESEISEEHSDSNASSDFNPFGSDSDSDNDPWMRSSKKKGKKQKKAPKKKPASTQDKLSQLIQQKTLKAKANGSGLDYKAGAPPKDAIERACCMKEELLAKIERLGDKLPPNTLDQLIDELGGPENVAEMTGRKGRVVSTEDGGIQYESRSETDVPLETLNLTEKQRFMDGEKDVAIISEAASSGISLQSDRRVKNQRRRVHITLELPWSADRAIQQFGRTHRSNQVNAPEYVFLISDLAGERRFASIVAKRLESLGALTHGDRRATETRDLSQFNIDNKYGRSALEATMKAIMGYEAPIVSPPKDYRGDFFKDVAAALVGVGLIVNSESMPGVLSLDKDYNNMSKFLNRILGMPVELQNRLFRYFTDTLAAIITSAKRSGRFDLGILDLGAGGEVVKRVRTVTFLRKHATGTAPTELHTVHVERGMSWPEALDKLSDLTGQYEGFWLSHQIRNNKHTAILAVKFETGTSKKKESKKDQMYTVYRPNTGLQFKQESLAELEKKYKKVESSEAEKAWVDQYDASVNTCSHAYWRGNCRNVSIGHDCEIGLRRRTYNVVSGSVLSVWSRVEGVLASKNGSQNKMQVIRLRTKDDFKIVGTLIPKNCVDALIEALSSDAEKTEEKTFD, from the exons TGGAAATGGCCGCATACGGTATGAACCAACCCTTCAACCCGTTCCTGCAAAGTTTATCGATGctataccccaacatgccggCCGGCAGCCCTTGGGCCTCGCAGCTCAGCAACAAAGCCGTACAATCCATGTGGATGAACCAGGTCGATAAACCGATGCACCATCAAGAGGAGGAGGAA GTGGACGACGAAGAGATGGGCGTGGCCGAAACCTACGCCGACTACATGCCGTCCAAGCTGAAGCTGGGCCGCAAACATCCCGATCCCGTGGTCGAGACCGCCTCGCTGTCGTCGGTGGCCCCGGCCGACGTTTGGTACAAACTCTCCATTCCCGACGAGACCATCAAGGCCGGACATTTGTCCGCCCTGCAGCTGGAGAGCATCACCTACGCCTCTCAGGCACACGAGCACATCTTGCCGGACGGGTCACGTGCCGGTTTCCTAATAG GGGACGGCGCCGGAGTGGGCAAAGGCCGCACCATAGCCGGCATCATCTACGAGAACTACCTGAAGGGACGCAAACGTGCCATCTGGGTGTCCGTCTCCAACGACCTAAAGTACGACGCCGAACGCGATCTCCGCGACATCGGCGCCGGCAAGATCGACGTGCACGCCCTCAACAAGTTCAAGTACGCCAAAATCTCGTCGGCCATCAACAACAACGTGAAGAAGGGCGTCGTCTTCAGCACTTATTCGGCGTTGATAGGCGAGAGCAACTCGGCCGGCGGCAAGTACAAGTCGAGATTGAAACAGCTGCTGCAGTGGTGCGGCCAGGACTTCGACGGCCTCATCATATTCGACGAGTGTCACCGGGCGAAAAATTTGTGTCCGGTCGGGTCGTCGAAGCCGACCAAGACCGGTCTGACGGTGCTGGAGCTGCAGAACAAGCTGCCCAAGGCGAGGGTCGTTTACGCCTCGGCCACCGGAGCCTCCGAGCCCAGGAACATGGCGTACATGGTGCGGCTGGGTATGTGGGGTGAGGGCACCCCCTTCGGCGAGTTCGCCGACTTCATATCGGCTGTGGAGAAGCGAGGTGTCGGTGCCATGGAAATCGTCGCCATGGACATGAAGCTCAGAG GAATGTACATAGCTCGACAGCTGAGCTTCCACGGCGTCGCCTTCAAAATCGAAGAGGTACCGCTGTCGAAGGACTTCGAAAAGGTGTACGACGCCAGCGTCAAGTTGTGGGTGGAGGCGATGCAAAAGTTCCACGAGGCGGCCGAACTGGTCGACGCCGAGAATCGCATGCGCAAAACGATGTGGGGCCAGTTCTGGTCGTCGCATCAGCGCTTCTTCAAGTACCTGTGCATAGCGGCCAAGGTGCCGCACGCCGTCGTCCTCGCCCACGAGGCCATCAAAATGGGCAAATGTGTCGTCATCGGGTTGCAGAGCACCGGCGAGGCGCGCACCCTCGAACAGCTCGAGCGGGACGACGGGGAGCTGACTGATTTCGTTTCGACCGCTAAag GTGTCTTTCAAACACTGGTGGAGAAGCACTTCCCCGCTCCGGACCGCAACCGCATCCAACGTCTGCTGGGTCTCGAGCCCCTGTCGTCGAAGAAGGCGAACGGAAGCGGCGGCGGTGGCGGCGACGACGGCCACTCGTCGAAACGTAAGCCGCAACGGCAGGCGGCCGCCCGCGCCAACAAGCGCAACAAGTGGTCGACGTCGGACAGCGACAACGATTCGGTCAAGAGCTCCGACTCGGAGTTCCAAATGTCCGGACCGGAGAGCGAGATCTCAG AGGAACATTCCGATTCCAACGCCAGCAGCGACTTCAACCCGTTCGGGTCGGACAGCGACTCGGACAACGATCCGTGGATGCGCAGCAGCAAAAAGAAGGGCAAGAAGCAAAAGAAGGCGCCGAAAAAGAAGCCGGCTTCGACGCAGGACAAACTGTCGCAGCTGATCCAACAGAAAACGTTGAAGGCCAAGGCCAACGGCAGCGGTTTGGATTACAAAGCGGGGGCACCGCCCAAAGACGCCATCGAAAGGGCGTGTTGCATGAAGGAGGAGCTGTTGGCCAAGATCGAACGATTGG GTGACAAGCTGCCCCCCAACACCTTGGACCAGCTGATAGACGAGCTGGGCGGGCCGGAGAACGTGGCCGAGATGACGGGCAGGAAGGGACGCGTCGTGTCGACCGAGGACGGCGGCATCCAGTACGAGAGCCGGTCGGAGACGGACGTGCCGTTGGAAACGCTCAATCTTACGGAAAAGCAACGTTTCATGGACGGCGAAAAGGACGTGGCCATCATTTCCGAGGCCGCCTCCAGCGGTATATCGTTGCAGAGCGACCGCAGGGTCAAGAACCAGAGGCGCAGGGTGCACATAACGTTGGAGCTGCCCTGGAGCGCCGACAGAGCGATACAGCAGTTCGGTAGGACGCACAGGAGTAACCAGGTGAACGCACCCGAGTACGTGTTCCTCATATCCGACTTGGCGGGTGAACGGCGATTCGCATCCATCGTGGCCAAGAG GTTGGAAAGCTTGGGCGCCCTGACGCACGGCGATCGAAGGGCGACGGAAACGCGTGACCTGAGCCAGTTCAACATCGACAACAAGTACGGTAGGTCGGCCCTAGAGGCCACCATGAAAGCGATCATGGGCTACGAGGCGCCGATAGTGTCGCCGCCTAAAGACTATCGTGGCGATTTCTTCAAGGACGTCGCCGCGGCGCTGGTGGGCGTCGGTCTGATCGTCAACAGCGAGTCGATGCCAGGCGTCCTCAGTCTGGACAAAGACTACAATAATATGAGCAAGTTCCTTAATCGCATACTCGGCATGCCCGTCGAGCTGCAGAATAGACTGTTTAG ATATTTTACGGACACGCTGGCCGCCATAATAACGTCGGCCAAGCGTTCGGGTCGCTTCGACCTGGGCATATTGGATCTGGGCGCCGGAGGCGAGGTGGTCAAGCGCGTGCGAACCGTTACGTTCCTGCGCAAACACGCCACCGGTACGGCGCCCACGGAACTGCACACGGTCCACGTGGAGCGCGGCATGTCGTGGCCGGAGGCGCTCGACAAACTGTCCGATCTGACCGGCCAGTACGAGGGATTCTGGCTGTCGCAtcag ATCCGGAACAACAAGCACACGGCCATCCTGGCGGTGAAATTCGAGACGGGCACGTCCAAAAAGAAGGAGTCGAAGAAGGATCAAATGTACACGGTGTACAGACCGAACACGGGTTTGCAGTTCAAGCAGGAGAGCCTTGCCGAGTTGgagaaaaaatacaaaaag GTCGAGTCGTCGGAGGCGGAGAAAGCGTGGGTGGACCAGTACGACGCGTCGGTGAACACGTGTTCGCACGCGTACTGGCGCGGCAACTGTCGGAACGTGTCGATAGGTCACGACTGCGAGATCGGTCTACGCCGTCGCACGTACAACGTCGTATCCGGTTCGGTGCTGTCGGTGTGGTCGCGCGTCGAGGGCGTGCTGGCCAGCAAAAACGGCTCGCAGAACAAGATGCAGGTGATCAGGCTGCGGACAAAGGACGACTTCAAAATCGTCG GTACGCTAATCCCGAAGAACTGCGTGGACGCACTGATAGAAGCGCTGTCTTCGGACGCCGAGAAGACCGAGGAGAAGACGTTCGATTAG